GGGAATCCCGAAAGTCGCCTTCAATATCGGTCACCGCCACAATGACAAAATGCAAAGGCAAAAATCATGAAAAAATTGATTGAGGCTCCATTGTCAAAGTTCCAAAAGATGCAACTGTCAGCAGATGTGCGACGTTCTGTTTAATTGAATGATTGCAGAGGATTACAAGACCCGTTCTGTTTCATGAAACAGAAACAAGCTTACGCAAGGAGACGAAGCTGTGTTAATTAATCAACTGGCGGCAGACCCGGTCGTGCCGATTGACGATTGTCGGGGGCGGCATCTGACGGGGGGCCGATGGGTCTTTGGTAACTTGGTTCTGGGGCTCTTGCAAGGAATAGAAGGTAAGGCAGGATGACAAGGCAATCAAATTCAGCTGGTACTGAGTCGTGCTGCTGTCTTTGCCATGGTTCATCCCAATTTCCTTCAATTTATATGAAAACCATCTCTCTATGTGGCTGTGGGGGTAAGGAAGCCTCGCGGCCCAGGATCACTGGCGATGGATGATCCTCGCAGACGGGAAACATATCCCAGACGTAGGCGACACCCTTGACGTCGTGATAATTTCCCGTATTAAACCAAACATGCAATCGCAAGTCGACATTTTGGGTTGTTGTGCGTTTCCGAAGGGGAGGCGGAGCTGCACCATCTTCAGGAATACATCATGCTGCCCGAAACATGAGCGACTGGGGTGAAGGTAAGGGATCGACGAATGGTTCGCATCTTCCATCCATAGAGTCATCCCGCCGCGTGCACAAAACCAGGCTGTGCATCACAGTTTGGTGGCAGACTGGGGCTTCTGAAACGACTTCGAGGCATCCCCTCTCGAGCTTGAAACCTGGACCCTGGTTCGCTTCTGGAGACTGAACGAGACGAAGCTCGGGCCAAGACAGCTGAGGATCAAGGCGATTGGCTTTTGAGGAGAAATGTCACGTTTTGGAGAGGATTGGTTCACCAGCGTCGGAATATTGATTCAGTTTATTGAAGATGACATAGACTTGTGTATggataattatagatatagtagaTAATTATAGGTACATGTAGTGAGGCTGAAGAGTCTCTAACATTTGTGATGCGGGAGCTGTTAGAATGACAACGGGATACTGCATCGTCGAGTGAACTTCAGCTGGTGAGTTTTGATCAATATACGGGCAACAAGCCGTAATTAGCATCTTGTTTGCCTCATCAACAGCCTCATCAATAATTCAGTTGTTTATTCCCTATCTGAGCGTGGTATTTACATCATCAGCCCAAGAGCGGACGATAACCCCTTAAGCTCCCCATGTCAAAAGAGCCCCCTCGTGCGACGTTAAACTCCGCCCCCTGCAAGTCCACTTTATGCATACCTTGGTACCTGCCTTAGGTCTCCGCACAACCCCTGCTTCCGTCCTTTCGATGGAACGTCCGCTGCTCACTCTGTTGCTTGCCCATTGACTCTGACATGCTCTCCAACGACGATCCCAGATCTTGCATATTCCCTCAGCAGCCGCTCTGCCCAGAAACAGGAAATATACGGTTCAGCAAATTGGCAGGAGCATCAGCAATGAGCCCAATCGAGTCATCCTCCGCCTTGCACTGGCTGGAACTTGGGATGATGGCGGTCTCATCCATATTGCCAGCGAGTGCTGGCTGACCATTACGACGACGCCGAGGCTCGAAATAGCATCACACGGCAGAGTTGCTGTCCCGTCATGTCAACCGCCCAGCCGGCCGGCCACTGCGGCCACCTGCAGAACCCCTTAACTTGCTCATCAGAAACGTCTAAACAACCGAGAGTCGATCATGAAAGCGCCTGCCAAAGTCGTCAGAGAACATGTTTGCCCCATCAATTCTCCGGCCTCGAAAAACGGCCATCACCAGATGGACGGCGGCCGGGGGGCCCAATCCCTCCAATGATGCCTCCTCTCATCTGGCGACAAGTCGACTCGCCATCCGGGGGCCCATGCTTATACTGTATCTATATCGTTCTGTTTAGCAGGTAACCGCCCTGCATGCTGGACCCCCATATGGCACGACCTTACCCATGTCGGATAACCCACTTTCTCCAGAACCACGTCTCGTCTTTACAGTTTCTCCATCACGGTCCTAGAGGGGGGCAGCAACAACATGTCCATCACGTCTCATGTTCAGGCCACCCCAATCAACTCCCGATCGATGCCCGGGATCACCGTGCCCTCCGCCACGACCTGTCATGGCTGGTCCTGGCCTCCCACGAGGGCCTGGGGGCCGGTCAGAAACGTCCATAAAGACGAAGCTCTCGCCGTCTCTCTTGGCCTCTCTCCTGCTCTACCTTCTTCATCACCtcctcagcttcttctttctcttctcattCGTTTTGTTCCCCGTTTTGGGTTTGCTTCTCAGTCATTCTCTTCAAGACAGGTGCTTGGTTCGCCTTCTAACAAAATCTTCAACTCTTTGGTTCTTTGATAGAGCCATTCATTCATTGACAAAACAACAAAACAAATCAACTACCCGTCAACCTTCCAAATTCCCTGAGAGTCTTTCAACATGTACATGCGCAACGCACTTGTCGCGGCCGTTGGCCTGCAGTACCTCGTCGAGGGTATCCTTGCTCAGGACAAGGTCACCTTGACCAAGACCGTCACCAAGCGCAAGTCCAGCTCCAGCGTcactgccgaggaggccaCCGAGGACATCACCACTGTGGTTCCTACTTCCTACATCACCGATGGAACCACCATCTGGGTTGAGgagaccatcaccatcccctGCAGCGCCTCTGCCTGCACTGCTACCCAGACCACTGGCTCCGTTGACGCAGAGTCCACTGCCGAGACTGCTGATGCTGCCGGCACTTCTTCCGAGTCTAGCGTCGATGGCACCGTTACTGAGCAGACTGCCGACATCACCACTGTGGTTCCTACCTCTTACATCACTGACGGTACCACCATCTTCGTCGAcgagaccatcaccatccctTGCTCCAAGTGCGAGGCCGCCTCGACCGCCGAGGCGGAGTCGACTGCTGAGACTGCCGATGCCAACACCACCGCCGAGACCGCCGATGCTGCTAGCACTTCTGAGCCCGTCGACGGCAATGTGACCGAGCAGACCGCTGATATCACTACCGTGGTTCCCACCTCTTACATCACTGACGGAACTACCATCTTTGTGGATgagaccatcaccatcccctGCACCAAGTGTGAGGCTACCGAGACCGGTGCTGAGTCGACCGCTGAGACTGCCGACGCCAACACCACTGGTGCTGAGTCTACTGCCGAGACCGCCGATGCCAACACCACTACTGAGACCGCCGATGCTGCCACTTCTTCCCTGCCTGTCGACGACGGCAACGTGACTGAGCAGACTGCCGACATCACCACTGTCGTCCCCACCACCTATGTCACTGAGGGAACTACCATCACCGAGGAGcagaccatcaccatcccctGCACCAAGTGCGCGGCTACCCAGACCACTGGCGAGGCTGAGAGCACTGAGAGCACCGCTATCGTCCCCTCCGGTGACAACACCGCTGAGACTTCTGCTGCCTCCGAGACTCAGTCCGTTGCCAGCTCCCAGGACGCCGACGGCACCACCAGCGCTGAGGAGACTGGCACCCAAACTGCCGGTACTGCCTCCGATGATGCTGAGACCAGCACTGAGGTTGAGTCTACCATCCCCACCAGCTTCTCTACCAACATCCTCTCCACCGGCTTCGGTGGTAGCACTGCTACTGGTCCTACTGGTCTCTTCCCCAACACCTCCATCGCTGTTGAGACTTCTGCGGTGGCCTCCACCATCGTCCCTGTGGACTCCACTGCCACCACTGGTGAGGTCAAGACCTCTGGCACTGCCGTCGTCTCCAAGATCCCCAAGCCCGTCATCGTTGTGATTCGTGAGGTCACCATTTTCCACCGCACTATCGTCATTGGTGCTGCTTGCCCCCCTGTCAAGGCTGGCAACAGCGGCAACTTCATCGTCGGCCGTGACAGCGAGGAGAAGAGTTTCACCGAGATTGGCGATGCTCTCACCGACGCTTGCAACAAGCAGTTCAAGGCTTGCTCCACCATCGCTGGCAAGAACTTCCGTGTCGCCGACTGCCAGAAGCAGCTCACCAACTGTCTCGCTGATGCTGCCTCCACTGCCAAGGCCCCTACTCCCGTCACCAAGGAGTCCACTGAGACCGCCTCCATCATCCTGCCCTCCGATGCCACCATCACTGGCGAGTCCAAGTCCTACATCGGCAACGGCAATGTCGTCATCTCCACCCGCACTCTCACTGTCTCCGAGTCTTGCGAGATCTCCAATGGTACTCCCGTCATCAAGGGCCCTACCGCCACTGGCGAGACTGCCGTTGAGACCACTGCTGATGCCGAAACCACCACCGCTGCTGGGTCTGACGCCGAAACCACCAGCGCTGCTGAGTCTGACGCTGAGTCTACCCAGGATGTTGCCACCACTGAGGCTTCTGAGGAGGTTACTGGCACCCAGACTGGCAACGTCGTCACCAGCATCACCATGACTAACAGCAACGGCGAGGTCACTGTCACTGCCATCACTCTCACCACTGGCCAGCCCACTGGAACCGGTGCCGTCTCCGTCCCCACCGGTGCTGACTCTACCCAGGACGTTGCTACCACCGAGGCTACCGAGGAGGTTACTGGCACCCAGGGCGTTGAGTCCAGCGCCATTGTCATCACCATGACCAAGAGCGACGGTGAGATCAGCGTCACCTCCATCACCCTCAGCACCGCCGGCCCCTCTGGCACTGGCGCCGTCAGCATCCCCTACGGACCTGGCGCCGATGAGACCTCGGTCCCTGCCCCTGAGGCCACCGACTCCTCTGCCATCGGCCAGGACACCACTGCTGTTCCCTCCGGCACCAACGGCGTTGTCACTGTCACTGTTGGTGGCAACACTGACGGCGTCGTTACCGTTACTGTCGGCGGCAACACCGACGTCGTCACCCAGACCGTCACCGCCAAGGTCACCGAGACTGAGACTGTCACGGTCGGCTGCGGCGCCAACGGATCTCAGTCTGCTgccaccatcatctcgaTCGTCACCACCTGCCCTGAGTCCACCACACTGGCTACCGCCACTTCTACGCGTGTCCCTGAGACGGTGTACGTGACCGAGACCGTCGAGTTTGCCCGCCAGACGGCCACCCCCGACACTCCCCAGCGCCTCCGCCGCATGCTCGGCTTCTCCTGGTAAATCTACCAACCATGATGCAAGTCACTTTGTCACAATCATAGAAAACAACAACCACTACAAGGATttagaaggaggaggatcagGGAAAATCAAATTCAAGGATTAACGGAGCGGCCGGCCCCTAAGAAGAAACCGCCTCGGTCTGTGACCAGGCGTgtggaagggaagggggCGGCTGCGAGGGGAATGGGAATTGGGAACTGAGATCTGGAGTCGTGTTCCTTTTGTTCTTTCATGTGCATATGAATTTACCCACGGGTGTGTAGCATAGCCATGTACCGCCTTTTAACTCGAGACAATATTGAACGCGATTTGGTGCTTATGACTTTTATGAGTAACGTACATAACATGGTGAATAACCTCGAGTGCATGCCGAGTCTCCTAAAGGCAAAAGCTGCAATGATTCAGGTAGCGACTTGTAGAGTGGGTAGTCAGGGTTATTTGCCAAGTTATCGCTTCCTGTTTCTCACTTCGTTGGGCTAAACATTCAAAACAATGAGTCGGTATCAGATATCTTGGCAGAGATTGTCTCACCATCCCATGCACAAATTACATGTGAAAATGACAAGCGGGAGCAACATGTCTTATACAAGCTATACTCTAGTCTTGAACAATACGACAGATGTACATCATCTCCCAAACACACCTGGCCCATGATGGCCACATTACTTTTTCCACCCTCCAAAAAATCAACACGTTCAAACGCCCACAGAGCCCGCCAAACGATAGCGCAGCAGCATTGTCGCCGCGGGCCCTGGTTCAACACACTATCCGCAAAGCGATGGCGTAGTAGCACTTTCGCTGCCGAGGGGACATGAAACTCGTAGGACAGCGTGTACAAACGCTGATGGGGTATCATAAAGAGCAAAACGATGCGTGAAATCAATGCCGAAGCAAAAGAAAAAGCACGATAATCCTGGCAAGGCGTGAATGCTTGGGAAGGGTCTGACCTGACGGAGGGCGAGGTAATAGCGCTGAAGCATTGTTACCACGTCCATCGCAAGGTCGGAGAGTCTTCCGCAAAACACGTTGCTGTTGAGGCCGTCGCTATGAATGACTCGCAGAACAGGTCAAGCATTGAGATATAGCGACGCCGCAAAGGTTCAGCGACTGAGCCTTTGCCATGGCAAAATAGTGAAGTGGATGTCGTAAAAGCATGCTCAGTAAGAGAGATGCTATGTGGAAAATAGCTGACACATAGGTTGAAATACATGCCGTAGAGAAGTGAATTGGTCGTTGGCCGGAGGCGATAGTTGAAGATCAAGTTCGGGCGAACGACtcctcttggtgttgaagaggatTAAGCACGGTTGGCCTTCTTCCAGGGAAGAGAGCCAAATCCACGCTCGTTGGCCTCACGTCGAGCCGCCCCGTCGTCAAACTCACTAGACGAGTCGTCCTGGAGCTTGGTGCTGGGTGGGTTGCCGAAAATAGTGAGGAGAGCCTTCATGACAAAGGCGCTGAGGATGCTCATGCACAGGATTCCAATCATGGTGTAGTTGCTCTTGCGGTACTGGTGAGGTCCAGGAGCAGCGTCTTCGGGCCAACCTGTGTAGAGAGCATAGGTGGTAACGACGCTTCCTAGGTTGCCCAGGCCGGAAACAAGAGCGGTGGCGGCGGCAACTCCAACTTCACCATGGCGCTTCTGGAAGATCTCGGAGCTCCAGGCCATGCAGATGGGGACAGTAGGGCCGAGGCCAAAGCCGACCATGAGAAGACCACCGTATCGAGCCCAACCGTTGTTAGTGGCTAGAGTGACAGTGAGAAGACCAGCGATCTGAATGCAAGCCGAAGCCGCGAAAAAGTATGGGCGAGATCGATGGAAGCGGTCCGAGATGGGCGTGACGATGAGGATTGCAATAAGATCCATGATCCAGATAGGAGCAAACAGCAAGCTCACTTTGACACCACTAGAGCCAGGCTGAATGGAGGCGATGATGACAGAGCCATACAGCTGAGTGCCGATACCAACTCCGACGACACCAAAGTACATCATGGTCAGAGGCCAGAGTCTCCAGTCAACGAGGACGTGGAGGAGGTCCTTAGCAGTCCAGGGACGAGAGTGGTAGACACGGCGAAGGTCATGGTAgtggatgatggcatcctGGCCCTTGAGGACCTCAGGGGTAGGAGGCAGCCACTTGAAGATGCCAGTCCGAGGTCGAGTCTGGCCAGGCGCAAGAGGACGATCAGGGAGCCACCAGAGAAGGATGAAGCTCAAGACAACCGCGACAAGACCGTAGATGAGGAACATCCATCGGAAACCGACAAGACCACCGCTGCCGTCCATGAGCTGGAAGCCCGCAGACACAAGACCGACCACGGCGGCAGAGACCTGAGCGGCAGTAAAGTACATGCCAATTCTCTTTCCAGTTCGCGAAGGAGGATAGAAGAGAGTGAGGTAGAAAGCCATGCCGGGCCACATGCCTGCAATGACAGCTCCGAGCAAGAATCGAAGAAGCTTGACGCTCCAGGGATCTTGGACAGCAGCGAAGCAGGCACCGACGACGCCAGTAGCGAAGACAATACGGGCCATCCAGAGACGGGGGCTGAGCTTGCTCATGACCAGGTTGGAGGGGAAATCAAAGATGACATAGGCGACATAGAACAGGGCCAGAGCAGTCGAAGTATCCTTAGGAGTCAACCCAAGCATAGTCATGAGGTCATGACCTTTATCCTTGTTCATGGTCTGAGCAATTCCAATGTTGGATCTGATGGCCGAACATAGGAAGTAGAGGATCCAAAAAGCTGTGAATTTGATGAGCATATGATTCTGTCACTTCTGAAGATGTGGACTAACCAGGAATGATTCGGAGATCAATCTTTCTATAGTTTTTGTGAGTAAACTGTTCGTCAAGAGGGGACTGCGGCCACATACCGATACACACGTTCAACCGTCTCCATATCATAGTCACCCTCTCGGGCATTCCCCTCTTCCTGATTCACGAGCACATTGGCGGGGTACTGAGGCTTTGAAGCCTGCTCATCATGCAGG
This region of Fusarium falciforme chromosome 5, complete sequence genomic DNA includes:
- a CDS encoding MFS domain-containing protein is translated as MAEPAPSSLTSDGLHDEQASKPQYPANVLVNQEEGNAREGDYDMETVERVYRKIDLRIIPAFWILYFLCSAIRSNIGIAQTMNKDKGHDLMTMLGLTPKDTSTALALFYVAYVIFDFPSNLVMSKLSPRLWMARIVFATGVVGACFAAVQDPWSVKLLRFLLGAVIAGMWPGMAFYLTLFYPPSRTGKRIGMYFTAAQVSAAVVGLVSAGFQLMDGSGGLVGFRWMFLIYGLVAVVLSFILLWWLPDRPLAPGQTRPRTGIFKWLPPTPEVLKGQDAIIHYHDLRRVYHSRPWTAKDLLHVLVDWRLWPLTMMYFGVVGVGIGTQLYGSVIIASIQPGSSGVKVSLLFAPIWIMDLIAILIVTPISDRFHRSRPYFFAASACIQIAGLLTVTLATNNGWARYGGLLMVGFGLGPTVPICMAWSSEIFQKRHGEVGVAAATALVSGLGNLGSVVTTYALYTGWPEDAAPGPHQYRKSNYTMIGILCMSILSAFVMKALLTIFGNPPSTKLQDDSSSEFDDGAARREANERGFGSLPWKKANRA